The following are encoded together in the Streptomyces flavofungini genome:
- the orn gene encoding oligoribonuclease has protein sequence MNDRMVWIDCEMTGLSLTDDALIEVAALVTDSELNVLGEGVDIVIRPPDAALETMPEVVRQMHTTSGLLDVLAGGTTLADAEEQVLAYIRQHVKEPRKAPLCGNSVGTDRGFLLRDMPTLEDFLHYRIVDVSSIKELARRWYPRAYFNSPDKNGNHRALADIRESIAELRYYREAIFVPQPGPDSDTAKSIAAKHVLPAD, from the coding sequence ATGAACGATCGCATGGTGTGGATCGACTGCGAGATGACCGGGCTCTCGCTGACGGATGACGCACTTATCGAGGTGGCCGCGCTGGTCACCGACTCGGAACTGAACGTGCTCGGCGAAGGTGTGGACATCGTGATCCGCCCGCCGGACGCGGCCCTGGAGACCATGCCCGAGGTGGTGCGGCAGATGCACACCACCTCGGGACTCCTCGACGTGCTGGCCGGCGGCACCACGCTGGCCGACGCCGAGGAGCAGGTCCTCGCCTACATCCGGCAGCACGTGAAGGAGCCCCGCAAGGCCCCGCTGTGCGGCAACTCGGTCGGCACGGACCGCGGCTTCCTGCTGCGGGACATGCCGACCCTCGAGGACTTCCTGCACTACCGCATCGTGGACGTCTCCTCCATCAAGGAGCTGGCCCGGCGCTGGTACCCGCGGGCGTACTTCAACAGCCCGGACAAGAACGGCAACCACCGCGCCCTCGCCGACATCCGCGAGTCCATCGCGGAGCTGCGCTACTACCGCGAGGCGATCTTCGTCCCGCAGCCCGGGCCCGACTCGGACACCGCCAAGTCGATCGCCGCGAAGCACGTCCTGCCTGCGGATTAG
- a CDS encoding ABC transporter substrate-binding protein: MRYRTRTSRTAVVLAAATALAAGLLAGCAEDSDEPGGSSGGGGDGGGGKGRTTLTVGVFGAFGLQEAGLYEEYEKLNPDIDIKQNSVQRNENYWPALLTHLSSGSGLSDIQAVEVGNIAELTGTHSGKLMDLGKTQGVDKGAYLDWKWQQGTTDDGKTIALGTDIGPTGICYRKDLFKKAGLPTDREAVGKLWAGDWNKYLEAGKRFKEKAPEGTAFVDGATGVMAAVHGSGKEKFYDAEGELIYKDSAGVKAGWDLAAEFAESGLTAKLQQFQPSWDQAFSNASFATVTCPPWMLGYIKDKAGDKGEDQWDVAAAPKPSNWGGSFLTVPEAGKNKEEAAKLVAWLTAPKQQAKLFDKRASFPSAEAAYDLPEVKDAKNPYFGDAPVGQIFAKAAEGVPVQPIGPKDGIISQYLADTGMLGVDQKGTSPDKAWDKAMKTIDNALDQ; the protein is encoded by the coding sequence ATGCGCTACAGGACTCGAACGTCCCGCACGGCCGTGGTCCTCGCGGCCGCCACCGCTCTCGCCGCCGGACTGCTCGCCGGCTGCGCGGAGGACTCCGACGAGCCGGGCGGCTCCTCGGGGGGCGGCGGGGACGGCGGGGGCGGCAAGGGCAGGACGACCCTGACCGTCGGGGTGTTCGGCGCCTTCGGCCTGCAGGAGGCCGGGCTGTACGAGGAGTACGAGAAGCTCAACCCGGACATCGACATCAAGCAGAACTCCGTACAGCGCAACGAGAACTACTGGCCCGCCCTGCTCACCCACCTCAGCAGCGGCAGCGGCCTCTCCGACATCCAGGCCGTCGAGGTCGGCAACATCGCCGAGCTGACCGGCACCCACTCCGGCAAGCTGATGGACCTCGGCAAGACCCAGGGCGTGGACAAGGGCGCCTACCTCGACTGGAAGTGGCAGCAGGGCACCACCGACGACGGCAAGACCATCGCCCTCGGCACCGACATCGGGCCGACCGGCATCTGCTACCGCAAGGACCTGTTCAAGAAGGCCGGGCTGCCGACGGACCGCGAAGCGGTCGGCAAGCTGTGGGCGGGCGACTGGAACAAGTACCTGGAGGCGGGCAAGCGGTTCAAGGAGAAGGCGCCCGAGGGCACCGCCTTCGTCGACGGCGCCACCGGTGTGATGGCCGCCGTGCACGGCTCCGGCAAGGAGAAGTTCTACGACGCCGAAGGCGAGCTGATCTACAAGGACAGCGCGGGCGTCAAGGCGGGCTGGGACCTCGCGGCCGAGTTCGCCGAGTCCGGGCTCACCGCCAAGCTCCAGCAGTTCCAGCCCAGTTGGGACCAGGCCTTCTCCAACGCGTCCTTCGCCACCGTGACCTGCCCGCCCTGGATGCTCGGCTACATCAAGGACAAGGCGGGCGACAAGGGCGAGGACCAGTGGGACGTCGCCGCCGCGCCGAAGCCCAGCAACTGGGGCGGCTCCTTCCTGACCGTGCCCGAGGCCGGCAAGAACAAGGAGGAGGCCGCCAAGCTCGTCGCCTGGCTGACCGCCCCGAAGCAGCAGGCCAAGCTGTTCGACAAGCGGGCCAGCTTCCCGAGCGCCGAGGCCGCCTACGACCTGCCCGAGGTGAAGGACGCCAAGAACCCCTACTTCGGCGACGCCCCGGTCGGACAGATCTTCGCCAAGGCCGCCGAGGGCGTACCGGTCCAGCCCATCGGCCCCAAGGACGGGATCATCTCCCAGTACCTGGCCGACACCGGGATGCTCGGCGTCGACCAGAAGGGCACGTCTCCCGACAAGGCCTGGGACAAGGCGATGAAGACGATCGACAACGCACTGGACCAGTGA
- a CDS encoding carbohydrate ABC transporter permease, translating into MTDIPSDTRTAAPSTGEEGAAPRARAGAPLADPAAERRRARRSRRYRWDMKWSPYALIAPFFLFFIAFGLFPLLYTGWASLHRVELGTPTDMEWVGLRNFSRLLEDEFFWNALRNTFTIGLISTVPQLLMALGLAHLLHYRLRGSMFFRVAILTPYATSVAAATLVFVLMFSRTDHGMINWALGLVGVDAVDWQNGDWTAQIAVSSIVIWRWTGYNALIYLAAMQAIPNDLYESAALDGASRWQQFRHVTIPSLRPTILFTCVVSTIGATQLFGEPLLFSQGASPTGGSDHQFQTLGLYLYEQGWFNQHLGRSSAIAWTMFLILVLIGLLNWAISRWIRRSA; encoded by the coding sequence GTGACCGACATCCCGAGCGACACCCGTACCGCCGCGCCCTCCACGGGGGAGGAGGGCGCGGCGCCCCGCGCACGGGCCGGGGCGCCGCTCGCCGACCCGGCGGCCGAACGCCGCCGCGCCCGGCGCAGCCGCCGCTACCGCTGGGACATGAAGTGGAGTCCCTACGCCCTCATCGCGCCCTTCTTCCTCTTCTTCATCGCCTTCGGGCTCTTCCCGCTGCTCTACACGGGGTGGGCCTCGCTGCACCGCGTCGAGCTGGGGACGCCCACGGACATGGAGTGGGTGGGGCTGCGCAACTTCTCGCGGCTCCTGGAGGACGAATTCTTCTGGAACGCGCTGCGCAACACCTTCACCATCGGCCTCATCTCGACCGTGCCGCAGCTGTTGATGGCGCTCGGCCTCGCCCACCTCCTGCACTACCGGCTGCGCGGCTCGATGTTCTTCCGCGTCGCGATCCTCACCCCCTACGCCACCTCCGTGGCCGCGGCGACGCTCGTCTTCGTGCTCATGTTCAGCCGCACCGACCACGGCATGATCAACTGGGCGCTCGGCCTCGTCGGGGTCGACGCCGTGGACTGGCAGAACGGCGACTGGACCGCCCAGATCGCCGTCTCCTCGATCGTCATCTGGCGGTGGACGGGCTACAACGCGCTGATCTACCTCGCCGCGATGCAGGCCATCCCCAACGATCTGTACGAGTCGGCGGCGCTGGACGGCGCGAGCCGCTGGCAGCAGTTCCGGCACGTCACGATTCCCTCGCTGCGGCCGACGATCCTGTTCACCTGCGTGGTCTCGACGATCGGGGCGACCCAGCTCTTCGGCGAGCCGCTCCTGTTCAGCCAGGGCGCGAGCCCCACCGGCGGCTCCGACCACCAGTTCCAGACGCTGGGTCTCTATCTGTACGAACAGGGCTGGTTCAACCAGCACCTGGGCCGGTCCTCGGCGATCGCCTGGACCATGTTCCTCATTCTCGTCCTGATCGGCCTGCTCAACTGGGCGATCAGCCGCTGGATCCGCAGAAGCGCGTGA
- a CDS encoding cellulose binding domain-containing protein, whose translation MSTHRRRITGRQKAVGAVVTAAVVGGGAFLLSGTAQAASVGAAYTKTSDWSGGYTAQYVVKNSSDRAKADWTLEFELPAGTKLSSLWNAEHKVEGRRVTVTPPKWDKELAPGESVTVGFVVSGAADPVTCLIDGAKCATDDDAAPEPSGRPTEKPTQDPTGEPTGKPTGKPTQKPTPTSTPTPTRIPGAPGEGTGSKGAAKFAPFVDTSLAPAYDLVGTAAKTGVKEFNLAFVTSGGGCEPLWGGSTALGDDKVAAQIGDLRAKGGDVRVSFGGAAGSELGLRCDSAGALAKAYGKVIDAYKLTKVDFDIEGAALPDTAANSRRAQAVAALQKDHPGLDVSFTLPVMPEGLTQPGVDLLADAKKNGVRISAVNIMAMDYGPAYSDDMGTYATQAATATQAQIKGVLGLSDAQAWKTVAVTPMIGVNDVTTEIFKVDDATQLVKFAKDKGIGWLSMWSSTRDKACPGGSGGVQPTCSSIEQDPLAFTKAFAAYQ comes from the coding sequence ATGAGCACCCACCGTCGCAGGATCACAGGCAGGCAGAAGGCCGTGGGCGCCGTCGTCACGGCGGCCGTCGTCGGTGGCGGTGCCTTCCTGCTGTCCGGCACGGCCCAGGCGGCCTCCGTCGGCGCCGCGTACACGAAGACCAGCGACTGGTCGGGCGGATACACCGCGCAGTACGTCGTCAAGAACAGCTCCGACCGGGCCAAGGCCGACTGGACCCTGGAGTTCGAGCTGCCCGCGGGCACGAAGCTCAGCTCGCTGTGGAACGCCGAGCACAAGGTCGAGGGGCGCCGGGTCACCGTCACCCCGCCCAAGTGGGACAAGGAGCTGGCCCCCGGCGAGTCGGTGACGGTCGGGTTCGTCGTGTCCGGCGCCGCCGACCCGGTCACGTGCCTGATCGACGGCGCCAAGTGCGCGACCGACGACGACGCGGCCCCCGAGCCCTCCGGCCGCCCCACCGAGAAGCCCACCCAGGACCCGACCGGCGAGCCGACGGGCAAGCCCACCGGCAAGCCGACCCAGAAGCCCACCCCGACCTCCACCCCGACCCCCACCAGGATTCCCGGCGCTCCCGGCGAGGGCACCGGCAGCAAGGGCGCCGCCAAGTTCGCCCCCTTCGTCGACACCTCCCTCGCCCCGGCCTACGACCTCGTGGGCACCGCCGCGAAGACCGGCGTGAAGGAGTTCAACCTGGCCTTCGTCACCTCCGGCGGCGGCTGCGAACCCCTGTGGGGCGGCAGCACCGCGCTCGGCGACGACAAGGTGGCCGCCCAGATCGGCGACCTGCGCGCCAAGGGCGGTGACGTCCGGGTGTCCTTCGGCGGCGCGGCGGGCTCCGAACTGGGTCTGCGCTGCGACAGCGCGGGCGCCCTCGCCAAGGCGTACGGCAAGGTCATCGACGCGTACAAGCTGACCAAGGTCGACTTCGACATCGAGGGCGCGGCCCTGCCGGACACCGCCGCCAACTCCCGCCGCGCTCAGGCCGTCGCCGCCCTCCAGAAGGACCACCCGGGGCTCGACGTCTCCTTCACGCTGCCGGTGATGCCCGAAGGCCTGACCCAGCCGGGCGTCGACCTGCTCGCCGACGCGAAGAAGAACGGCGTGAGGATCTCCGCCGTGAACATCATGGCCATGGACTACGGGCCGGCCTACAGCGACGACATGGGGACCTACGCCACCCAGGCGGCGACCGCGACCCAGGCGCAGATCAAGGGCGTACTCGGCCTGTCGGACGCGCAGGCCTGGAAGACCGTCGCGGTCACTCCCATGATCGGCGTCAACGACGTCACCACGGAGATCTTCAAGGTCGACGACGCCACCCAGCTGGTGAAGTTCGCCAAGGACAAGGGGATCGGCTGGCTGTCGATGTGGTCGTCGACGCGCGACAAGGCCTGCCCGGGCGGCTCCGGCGGCGTCCAGCCGACGTGCTCGTCGATCGAGCAGGACCCGCTGGCGTTCACGAAGGCGTTCGCCGCGTACCAGTAG
- a CDS encoding GH1 family beta-glucosidase has translation MPDVKSDATSPAESRDGLRFPPSFLWGAATAAYQIEGAVREDGRTPSIWDTFSHTPGKVLGADTGDVACDHFHRWREDVRLMADLGIGAYRFSVSWPRVQPTGRGPAVQRGLDFYRALVDELLAHGITPMVTLYHWDLPQDLESAFPSGSPAGGGWPERDTAYRFEEYAGLVAGALGDRVELWATLNEPWCSAFLGYGSGVHAPGRTDPAAALRAAHHLNLAHGLGVRALRAALPTRARVGVCLNPSAVRPLTPSAADLDARRRIDALANRVFTGPMLRGTYDDDLLADTARITDWSFVRDRDLATARQPLDFLGINYYSPAVVSAAPPAPGPRLDGHGAADHSPWPGADCVSFHRAPGELTAMDWPVDPTGLKDLLLEYTAQAPGVPLFVTENGAAYDDKPGAGGRVHDPDRIRYLHGHLAAVHEAILAGADVRGYFLWSLMDNFEWAYGYSKRFGAVYVDYETQARTPKSSAHWYGKLAASGELRAAEE, from the coding sequence ATGCCCGATGTGAAGTCCGACGCGACGTCCCCCGCCGAGTCCCGCGACGGCCTGCGGTTTCCGCCCTCCTTTCTGTGGGGCGCCGCCACCGCCGCGTACCAGATCGAGGGGGCGGTGCGGGAGGACGGCAGGACGCCGTCGATCTGGGACACCTTCAGCCATACGCCGGGGAAGGTGCTCGGCGCTGACACCGGGGACGTGGCCTGCGACCACTTCCACCGGTGGCGCGAGGACGTGCGGCTGATGGCCGACCTCGGGATCGGTGCGTACCGCTTCTCCGTGTCGTGGCCCCGGGTGCAGCCCACCGGGCGCGGGCCCGCGGTGCAGCGCGGTCTCGACTTCTACCGCGCCCTCGTCGACGAGCTGCTCGCGCACGGCATCACGCCGATGGTGACGCTCTACCACTGGGACCTGCCCCAGGACCTGGAGTCGGCCTTCCCCAGCGGCTCCCCGGCGGGCGGCGGCTGGCCGGAGCGGGACACGGCCTACCGCTTCGAGGAGTACGCGGGCCTCGTCGCCGGGGCGCTCGGCGACCGCGTGGAGCTGTGGGCGACCCTCAACGAGCCATGGTGCAGCGCGTTCCTCGGCTATGGATCGGGCGTGCACGCGCCCGGCCGCACCGACCCCGCGGCCGCCCTGCGCGCGGCGCATCACCTCAACCTCGCCCACGGCCTGGGCGTCCGGGCGCTGCGCGCGGCGCTGCCGACCCGCGCCCGGGTCGGCGTCTGCCTCAACCCGAGCGCCGTGCGCCCGCTGACCCCGTCCGCCGCGGATCTCGACGCGCGGCGCCGCATCGACGCGCTCGCCAACCGCGTCTTCACCGGGCCGATGCTCCGCGGGACGTACGACGACGATCTGCTCGCCGACACCGCGCGGATCACGGACTGGTCCTTCGTGCGCGACCGCGACCTGGCCACCGCCCGGCAGCCGCTGGACTTCCTCGGCATCAACTACTACTCCCCCGCTGTCGTGTCGGCCGCCCCGCCCGCGCCCGGACCCCGCCTCGACGGGCACGGCGCCGCCGACCACTCCCCCTGGCCGGGCGCCGACTGCGTCTCCTTCCACCGGGCGCCCGGTGAACTCACCGCCATGGACTGGCCGGTGGACCCCACCGGCCTGAAGGACCTTCTCCTTGAGTACACCGCTCAGGCCCCCGGGGTTCCCCTTTTCGTGACGGAGAACGGCGCGGCCTACGACGACAAGCCGGGCGCGGGCGGCCGGGTCCACGACCCCGACCGAATCCGCTATCTGCACGGCCACCTCGCCGCCGTGCACGAGGCGATCCTCGCGGGCGCCGACGTACGCGGCTACTTCCTCTGGTCGCTGATGGACAACTTCGAGTGGGCGTACGGCTACAGCAAGCGGTTCGGGGCGGTGTACGTCGACTACGAGACCCAGGCGCGGACGCCGAAGTCGAGCGCCCACTGGTACGGGAAGTTGGCGGCGAGCGGGGAGCTGCGCGCGGCCGAGGAGTGA
- a CDS encoding LacI family DNA-binding transcriptional regulator, whose amino-acid sequence MGSGQPRGRGGARPTLEEVAARAGVGRGTVSRVINGSPRVSEQTRAAVEEAVAELGYVPNTAARALAANRTDSIAVVVPEPESRFFAEPYFSDIIHGVGSALAETDMQLLLTFAGGDRERRSLAQYLSAHRVDGVLLVSVHADDPLPDLLQQLGIPAVISGRRSADEPLASVDSDNFAGARAAVGHLLDRGRRTIATITGRLDVYGAQRRLDGYRDALTEAGHAVEEALIARGDFTEDGGRRAMTELLARRPDLDAVFAGSDVMAAGARQILREAGRRIPDDVALVGFDDSAIARHMDPPLTSVRQPITEMGRTMTDVLLAEIADTRPAAARHLTRQQIVLPTELVCRASS is encoded by the coding sequence ATGGGGAGTGGTCAGCCCAGGGGGCGCGGCGGGGCTCGGCCCACGCTGGAGGAGGTCGCCGCGCGGGCGGGGGTCGGGCGCGGCACGGTGTCCCGGGTGATCAACGGTTCGCCCCGGGTGAGCGAGCAGACGCGCGCGGCCGTCGAGGAGGCGGTGGCGGAGCTCGGCTATGTCCCGAACACGGCGGCCCGGGCGCTCGCCGCGAACCGCACGGACTCGATCGCCGTGGTCGTCCCGGAGCCGGAGTCCCGGTTCTTCGCCGAGCCGTACTTCTCGGACATCATCCACGGCGTGGGCAGCGCGCTCGCGGAGACGGACATGCAGCTCCTGCTGACCTTCGCGGGCGGCGACCGGGAGCGCCGCAGCCTCGCCCAGTACCTGTCCGCGCACCGCGTGGACGGCGTCCTCCTCGTCTCCGTCCACGCCGACGACCCGCTGCCCGACCTGCTGCAGCAGCTCGGCATCCCGGCCGTGATCAGCGGCCGCCGCTCGGCCGATGAGCCCCTCGCCTCGGTGGACTCCGACAACTTCGCGGGCGCCCGCGCGGCCGTCGGCCACCTCCTCGACCGGGGCCGGCGCACGATAGCCACGATCACGGGGCGCCTGGACGTGTACGGCGCCCAGCGCCGCCTCGACGGCTACCGCGACGCCCTCACCGAGGCGGGCCACGCCGTCGAGGAGGCCCTGATAGCCCGCGGCGACTTCACCGAGGACGGCGGTCGCCGCGCCATGACCGAGCTCCTGGCCCGCCGCCCCGACCTGGACGCGGTCTTCGCCGGTTCGGACGTCATGGCCGCGGGCGCCCGCCAGATCCTCCGCGAGGCCGGCCGCCGCATACCGGACGACGTGGCCCTGGTCGGCTTCGACGACTCCGCCATCGCCCGCCACATGGACCCGCCCCTGACCAGCGTCCGCCAGCCCATCACGGAGATGGGCCGCACCATGACGGACGTCCTCCTCGCAGAGATCGCCGACACCCGCCCGGCAGCGGCCCGCCACCTCACCCGCCAGCAGATCGTGCTGCCTACGGAGCTGGTGTGCAGGGCGTCGTCGTGA
- a CDS encoding sensor histidine kinase, translating into MRWALVRVCLAVTTMVVAAFAIPLGLVIQEMARDRAFSAAERHAAGMGPTLSITTDRAQLTRAVATSEAGGDGRMAVYVPAVGEQPALRIGDRRAAARDVAATRAEGRARTAGVPGGFALLQPFGLSSGEIAVVEIFVPESEVSNGVTTAWLVLAGVGVALVIGSVAVADRLGVRMVQPARRLVGAAHDLGEGKLGARVPEDGPTELRLAAVAFNSMADQVVQLLANERELAADLSHRLRTPLTVLRLNAASLGDGAAAEQTRTAVERLEREVDTIIRTARDAKPQTAAGVHTGPGAGCDAAEVIRERMEFWSALAEDEGREARVAGVEQPVWIPVARADLVAAVDALLGNVFRHTREGAAFAVDVHSGEDAVIVLVSDAGGGIADPGAALARGTSGAATGTTGSTGLGLDIVRRLAESTGGDVRIGRSVLGGTEVRLWIQRDPRRPAAGGRGRRGAVRRRRRVRAEQGAKSRAD; encoded by the coding sequence GTGAGGTGGGCGCTCGTGCGGGTGTGCCTGGCCGTCACCACGATGGTCGTGGCCGCGTTCGCCATCCCGCTGGGCCTCGTCATCCAGGAGATGGCCCGCGACCGCGCCTTCTCGGCCGCCGAACGGCACGCCGCCGGCATGGGCCCGACCCTCTCCATCACCACCGACCGCGCCCAGCTCACCCGGGCCGTCGCCACCTCCGAGGCGGGCGGCGACGGGCGGATGGCCGTGTACGTGCCGGCCGTCGGCGAGCAGCCGGCGCTGCGGATCGGTGACCGTCGCGCCGCCGCCCGCGACGTGGCCGCGACCCGGGCGGAGGGGCGGGCGCGGACCGCGGGCGTGCCCGGCGGCTTCGCGCTGCTGCAGCCCTTCGGGCTGAGCTCCGGCGAGATCGCCGTCGTCGAGATCTTCGTGCCGGAGAGCGAGGTCAGCAACGGCGTGACCACGGCGTGGCTGGTGCTCGCGGGCGTCGGCGTGGCGCTCGTCATCGGGTCCGTCGCGGTCGCCGACCGCCTCGGCGTGCGCATGGTCCAGCCCGCCCGGCGGCTCGTGGGCGCCGCGCACGACCTCGGCGAGGGCAAGCTCGGCGCGCGGGTTCCGGAGGACGGGCCGACCGAACTGCGGCTCGCCGCCGTCGCGTTCAACTCCATGGCCGACCAGGTCGTCCAGCTCCTCGCCAACGAGCGGGAACTCGCGGCCGACCTGTCGCACCGGCTGCGTACCCCGCTGACGGTCCTGCGCCTGAACGCCGCCTCGCTCGGCGACGGCGCCGCCGCCGAACAGACCCGGACCGCCGTCGAACGCCTCGAACGCGAGGTCGACACCATCATCCGTACGGCACGGGACGCGAAGCCGCAGACGGCGGCCGGTGTGCACACCGGGCCCGGCGCCGGGTGCGACGCCGCCGAGGTGATCCGCGAACGGATGGAGTTCTGGTCGGCGCTCGCCGAGGACGAGGGGCGCGAGGCGCGGGTCGCCGGGGTGGAGCAGCCGGTGTGGATCCCGGTGGCACGGGCGGACCTGGTCGCCGCGGTGGACGCCCTCCTCGGCAACGTTTTCCGGCACACGCGGGAGGGCGCAGCCTTCGCCGTGGACGTGCACAGCGGCGAGGACGCGGTGATCGTGCTCGTCTCCGACGCCGGGGGCGGGATCGCCGACCCCGGGGCCGCACTCGCCCGCGGCACCTCCGGGGCCGCGACCGGCACGACGGGGTCCACCGGCCTCGGCCTCGACATCGTCCGCCGCCTCGCGGAGTCCACCGGCGGCGATGTGCGCATCGGCCGCTCGGTCCTCGGGGGTACGGAGGTGCGCCTCTGGATCCAGCGGGACCCGCGGCGGCCCGCGGCCGGGGGGCGGGGGCGGCGGGGGGCCGTGCGGCGGCGCAGGCGGGTGCGGGCGGAGCAGGGGGCGAAGTCCCGCGCGGACTAA
- a CDS encoding carbohydrate ABC transporter permease produces MASLKKRGAGRQLHGGKLAYAVLILFTIGSLFPLVWTAIAASRNNTRLAETPPPFWFGGNLFKNLEIAWTDANMGTALLNTLVVAGTITVGTVLFSTLAGFAFAKLRFRFRGLLLLLVVGTMMVPPQLSVVPLFMMVAEFGWTDQLQSVILPTLVSAFGVFFMRQYLIEALPTEVIEAARVDGASSLRLIWHVVFPAARPAMAVLGMLTFVMAWNDFFWPIIALTQGGEPTVQVALAGLGRGQIPDQSVIMAGALLGTLPLLIAFVLFGKQIVGGIMQGAVKG; encoded by the coding sequence GTGGCAAGCCTCAAGAAACGCGGCGCCGGACGCCAACTGCACGGCGGCAAGCTGGCCTACGCCGTACTGATCCTGTTCACCATCGGCTCCCTCTTCCCCCTGGTGTGGACCGCCATCGCCGCGTCCCGCAACAACACGCGGCTCGCCGAGACGCCCCCGCCCTTCTGGTTCGGCGGGAACCTCTTCAAGAACCTGGAGATCGCCTGGACCGACGCCAACATGGGCACGGCCCTGCTCAACACCCTGGTGGTGGCGGGCACCATCACCGTGGGCACCGTGCTCTTCTCCACCCTCGCGGGCTTCGCCTTCGCCAAGCTGCGGTTCCGCTTCCGGGGGCTGCTCCTGCTGCTCGTGGTCGGCACGATGATGGTGCCGCCGCAGCTCAGTGTCGTACCGCTGTTCATGATGGTGGCGGAGTTCGGCTGGACCGATCAGCTGCAGTCGGTGATCCTGCCGACGCTGGTGAGCGCCTTCGGGGTGTTCTTCATGCGGCAGTACCTCATCGAGGCGCTGCCCACCGAGGTGATCGAGGCCGCCCGCGTCGACGGCGCCAGCAGTCTGCGGCTGATCTGGCACGTGGTGTTCCCCGCGGCCCGGCCCGCGATGGCCGTCCTCGGCATGCTGACCTTCGTCATGGCCTGGAACGACTTCTTCTGGCCCATCATCGCGCTGACGCAGGGCGGCGAACCGACCGTGCAGGTGGCCCTCGCCGGACTCGGCCGCGGCCAGATCCCCGACCAGTCCGTGATCATGGCGGGCGCGCTGCTCGGCACGCTGCCGCTGCTCATCGCCTTCGTCCTGTTCGGCAAGCAGATCGTGGGCGGCATCATGCAGGGCGCCGTCAAGGGCTGA
- a CDS encoding helix-turn-helix domain-containing protein, producing MSHDSTAVQEAAARKLSGRRRREIVAVLLFSGGPIFESSIPLSVFGIDRQDAGVPRYRLLVCAGEEGPLRTTGGLELTAPHGLEAISRAGTVVVPAWRSITSPPPLEALDALRRAHEEGARIVGLCTGAFVLAAAGLLDGRPATTHWMYAPTLAKRYPSVHVDPRELFVDDGDVLTSAGTAAGIDLCLHIVRTDHGNEAAGALARRLVVPPRRAGGQERYLDRSLPEEIGADPLAEVVAWALEHLHEQFDVETLAARAYMSRRTFDRRFRSLTGSAPLQWLITQRVLQAQRLLETSDYSVDEVAGRCGFRSPVALRGHFRRQLGSSPAAYRAAYRARRPQNERSLESAAAGASAPSAAPTAAAAVSAGSSVVATDGPGPGPGGSPGLTPGPVPSQTRRTAAASSLGATASLPMDSGKLHSDAYAPGRAPLPGQRSAP from the coding sequence ATGAGCCACGACTCCACTGCCGTGCAGGAAGCCGCGGCGCGGAAGCTCTCCGGGCGGCGACGTCGGGAGATCGTCGCGGTGCTGCTCTTCAGCGGTGGTCCCATTTTCGAGAGTTCCATACCTCTCTCCGTGTTCGGCATTGACCGGCAGGACGCGGGAGTACCCCGGTACCGGCTGCTCGTGTGCGCCGGTGAAGAGGGGCCGCTGCGGACCACCGGCGGACTCGAACTGACCGCGCCCCACGGGCTGGAGGCGATCTCGCGGGCGGGCACCGTCGTGGTGCCGGCCTGGCGCTCGATCACATCGCCGCCCCCGTTGGAGGCACTCGACGCGCTGCGCCGCGCGCACGAGGAGGGCGCGCGCATCGTAGGACTGTGCACCGGCGCGTTCGTCCTGGCCGCGGCCGGTTTACTGGACGGCCGACCGGCGACGACGCACTGGATGTACGCGCCGACGCTGGCCAAGCGCTATCCGTCCGTGCACGTCGATCCGCGCGAGCTGTTCGTCGACGACGGCGATGTGCTGACGTCGGCCGGCACCGCGGCCGGAATTGATCTCTGTCTGCACATCGTGCGCACGGATCACGGCAATGAGGCGGCGGGCGCGCTCGCCCGCAGGCTGGTCGTGCCACCGCGCCGGGCCGGCGGCCAGGAACGCTATCTGGACCGGTCGCTGCCGGAGGAGATCGGCGCCGACCCGCTCGCCGAGGTCGTCGCCTGGGCGCTCGAACACCTTCACGAGCAGTTCGACGTGGAGACGCTGGCCGCCCGCGCCTACATGAGCAGGCGCACCTTCGACCGGCGGTTCCGCTCGCTGACCGGGAGCGCTCCCCTGCAGTGGCTGATCACTCAGCGGGTGCTGCAGGCACAGCGGCTCCTGGAGACCTCCGACTACTCCGTGGACGAGGTCGCCGGGCGCTGCGGGTTCCGCTCGCCCGTCGCCCTGCGCGGCCACTTCCGGCGCCAGCTCGGCTCCTCGCCCGCAGCGTACCGCGCGGCGTACCGGGCGCGGCGGCCGCAGAACGAGCGGTCCCTGGAGTCAGCGGCGGCAGGGGCGTCGGCACCGTCGGCCGCGCCCACGGCCGCGGCCGCCGTCTCCGCCGGCTCCTCGGTGGTCGCCACGGACGGGCCGGGGCCAGGTCCGGGCGGGTCCCCGGGGCTGACACCGGGCCCCGTCCCGTCCCAGACCCGGCGCACGGCCGCCGCGAGCTCGCTCGGGGCCACGGCGTCCCTGCCGATGGATTCGGGCAAGCTCCACTCCGACGCGTACGCGCCGGGTCGCGCTCCCCTGCCCGGTCAGAGGAGCGCGCCGTAG